The following proteins are co-located in the Brevibacillus laterosporus DSM 25 genome:
- a CDS encoding MATE family efflux transporter, whose protein sequence is MNQTYNLSQKSKHFLLILLPIMVTQVALFAMSFFDTIMSGHAGANDLAGVAIATSIWAPVFTGLNGILLAVTPIVAQMIGAQKKEKVPYTVFQGIYLGVAISLSVILIGIFAIPSILTGMKLEPEVHRIAQSFLLALAFGIIPLFVYTVLRCFIDALGETRVTMFISLISLPINVVLNYLLIFGKFGFPRLGGVGAGIATAVTYWIILIITCFVILRVGNFKEYGLFSRLYKLSFKTWGEILKLGLPIGFSIFFETSIFAAVTLLMSRFDTITIAAHQVAMNFASFLYMIPMSIAMALTIVVGHEVGAKRLKDARQYSYLGIGIAVTLGLLFSGALVIFNKEVASLYTNDIEVFELAQHFLLYAIFFQLSDAIAAPIQGALRGYKDVNITFIVALISYWVIGLPLGFLLVQITDLGAFGYWIGLIAGLAVGAVFLMWRLLHLQKKTARSTGEGTME, encoded by the coding sequence ATGAATCAAACCTACAACTTATCTCAAAAATCGAAACATTTTTTACTCATTCTTTTGCCGATCATGGTTACACAAGTGGCTCTGTTTGCGATGTCCTTCTTTGATACGATTATGTCAGGACATGCTGGGGCGAATGATTTAGCGGGCGTAGCAATTGCAACCAGTATATGGGCGCCTGTTTTCACCGGGTTGAACGGCATTCTATTAGCGGTCACTCCAATCGTTGCTCAAATGATTGGGGCACAGAAGAAGGAGAAGGTTCCTTATACTGTTTTTCAAGGAATTTATCTAGGCGTGGCAATTTCCCTCTCTGTAATACTAATTGGTATATTTGCCATTCCTTCTATCCTTACGGGAATGAAGCTGGAGCCAGAGGTACACCGGATAGCTCAGAGTTTTTTATTAGCACTTGCTTTTGGTATTATTCCTCTCTTTGTCTACACCGTTTTACGTTGTTTCATCGATGCTTTGGGCGAGACTAGAGTTACCATGTTTATCTCCCTAATCTCTTTACCGATTAATGTTGTATTAAATTACTTGTTAATCTTCGGTAAATTTGGCTTTCCACGATTAGGTGGGGTTGGGGCAGGGATAGCGACGGCTGTTACCTATTGGATCATTTTGATCATTACTTGTTTTGTTATTTTACGTGTTGGAAATTTTAAGGAGTATGGATTGTTTAGTAGGCTTTATAAGCTCTCCTTTAAGACCTGGGGAGAAATTTTAAAATTAGGCTTGCCGATTGGATTCTCTATTTTCTTTGAGACGAGTATTTTTGCGGCTGTTACCCTGCTGATGAGCCGATTCGATACCATTACGATTGCGGCGCATCAGGTGGCAATGAATTTTGCTTCCTTCCTATATATGATACCGATGAGTATCGCCATGGCATTAACGATTGTGGTTGGTCATGAGGTAGGAGCAAAACGACTTAAGGATGCGCGTCAGTACAGTTATTTAGGAATCGGAATTGCCGTAACACTGGGGTTATTATTTTCAGGAGCTTTGGTTATCTTCAATAAAGAAGTGGCATCCCTTTACACGAATGACATTGAGGTATTTGAGCTGGCTCAGCACTTCTTATTGTACGCCATCTTTTTCCAGTTGTCTGATGCGATTGCTGCACCAATTCAAGGGGCACTACGCGGCTATAAAGACGTGAACATTACTTTTATTGTCGCTTTGATTTCCTATTGGGTGATTGGTCTACCACTTGGATTTTTATTAGTACAAATTACGGATTTAGGTGCATTCGGTTATTGGATTGGGTTAATTGCCGGTCTTGCCGTTGGAGCTGTTTTCCTCATGTGGCGATTGTTGCATTTGCAGAAGAAAACCGCGAGAAGTACTGGCGAG
- a CDS encoding immunoglobulin-like domain-containing protein, which yields MNKKVILSVLSTALVTSMATSAFAASGGIYIGGKVDRFYSDDAFIKQNAMLIADLYDSGLENVENSVLYVNWDGKVATLQELIDAKLAGKEAEYKTVTSEDFEKIGGEEGFYAVSDKGEVSTEKEMQPEQKPVAPGDLVVDSVGATNSKTVVVKLHNAIESVDRDVFTVVAKDSGTKQYIQAATLSADKKEVTLNFYDPLKSKSTYTISYKSGDKVLTKDFDFVVGEVAKIEASNMTIPVKAPTLLDYKVLDAAGLDITADTKVEFESSIPGAIDRDNKTIKLDTPQVAFVVVTYTKADGTVVKSNRITVEGTANVATKLNDFTIADAKLAEDDWKATDFKPVHIVKIKQDKVISINAQDQFGKYSDNPAEFESLNKDVLLVDRASGKLTPIKAGSADVRIKAGKINEIVTIQVGEEAKLGSISLDKNQLDVSDKVTTAQTVKVSLKDQFNDAFTGAQVINASVKPGGEDVISIDASANASNGEATFSIKPKKAGTAVVEFSAANTDKKVTLTVNVKEAGVINDYVVEGFKAELDKHVAENSKFKLSVYGVDANGTATGDPIETGVTYTIFDKDGKEVTDYKDVAISKEVNAADFNAGETYTVKVKVGNLEIYSKSLDVKDSEPKPAVTQIGQALDVTAGDNILDKLKNNYFEVTFEGKVNKTAEITGIKFFSDATDVVDSSAAFTNTINAKAEGKASLVVTDLKVKIGSKEYEVKTNAIIDVKVAGLSDAQVVDNALAGLTLSFAGSETIDAVESDFDLTTQLNGTSITWASKNATVIKVENGNKAKVTRQAADTDVELTATIAKGTVTKDKTFTVKVKAAQTSVKTDAEKVADAKGTIQGLNLEWDTDVNTTVTKANQAISGATLPAGVTAVAAEGTNGNAGKVVITITSGSEKDTSIVLQS from the coding sequence GTGAATAAAAAAGTAATCCTATCAGTGCTATCTACAGCACTAGTAACTAGCATGGCTACTTCTGCTTTCGCAGCATCTGGCGGAATTTATATTGGTGGAAAAGTGGACAGATTCTATTCTGACGATGCATTCATTAAACAAAATGCAATGCTAATCGCAGATTTATATGATTCCGGTCTAGAGAATGTTGAAAACAGCGTTCTTTATGTAAACTGGGATGGTAAAGTAGCTACTTTGCAAGAATTGATTGATGCTAAACTAGCTGGTAAAGAAGCTGAATACAAAACAGTAACTAGCGAAGACTTCGAAAAAATCGGTGGCGAAGAAGGTTTCTACGCTGTAAGTGATAAAGGTGAAGTTTCTACTGAAAAAGAAATGCAACCTGAGCAAAAACCAGTTGCTCCTGGCGATTTGGTAGTTGATAGCGTAGGTGCTACTAACAGCAAAACTGTTGTAGTTAAATTGCATAACGCAATTGAATCTGTAGATCGTGATGTATTTACAGTAGTAGCTAAAGATAGTGGAACAAAGCAATACATCCAAGCAGCTACTCTTTCTGCAGATAAAAAAGAAGTAACATTAAACTTCTACGATCCTTTGAAATCTAAGTCAACTTATACAATCTCCTATAAATCTGGGGATAAAGTTCTAACAAAAGATTTTGATTTTGTTGTAGGTGAAGTTGCAAAAATTGAAGCTTCAAATATGACTATTCCTGTTAAGGCTCCAACTCTACTTGATTACAAAGTACTTGATGCAGCTGGTCTAGATATTACTGCTGATACTAAAGTAGAATTTGAGTCTTCAATCCCTGGTGCAATTGATCGGGATAATAAAACAATTAAGTTAGACACTCCTCAAGTTGCCTTTGTGGTTGTTACTTACACAAAAGCAGATGGAACTGTTGTCAAGAGTAACCGAATTACTGTAGAAGGAACTGCAAATGTTGCAACTAAGCTTAATGACTTTACAATTGCAGATGCTAAATTAGCTGAAGATGATTGGAAAGCAACTGATTTTAAACCTGTTCATATTGTTAAAATTAAACAAGATAAAGTTATTTCTATCAATGCACAAGATCAATTTGGCAAATATAGTGATAATCCTGCAGAATTTGAGTCTTTAAATAAGGATGTTTTACTTGTTGATAGAGCATCTGGTAAATTAACTCCGATTAAAGCAGGAAGCGCTGATGTTCGCATCAAAGCTGGTAAAATTAATGAAATCGTAACTATTCAAGTTGGAGAAGAAGCAAAACTAGGTTCAATCAGCTTAGATAAGAACCAACTTGATGTATCTGATAAAGTAACTACTGCTCAAACTGTAAAAGTTTCTCTAAAAGACCAATTCAATGACGCTTTTACAGGAGCACAAGTTATTAATGCTTCTGTGAAACCTGGTGGAGAAGATGTGATTTCCATCGATGCGTCTGCAAATGCATCTAATGGTGAAGCTACATTCTCTATCAAACCTAAGAAAGCCGGTACAGCAGTTGTTGAGTTCAGCGCAGCTAATACTGACAAAAAAGTAACTTTAACAGTAAATGTTAAAGAAGCTGGAGTAATCAACGACTATGTTGTTGAAGGATTCAAAGCTGAGCTTGATAAACACGTTGCTGAAAACTCTAAGTTTAAACTATCTGTTTATGGTGTAGATGCAAATGGAACAGCTACAGGTGATCCTATTGAAACTGGTGTAACATACACTATTTTTGATAAAGATGGAAAAGAAGTAACTGATTACAAAGATGTAGCTATTTCAAAAGAAGTTAATGCTGCTGATTTTAATGCTGGTGAAACTTATACAGTGAAAGTTAAAGTTGGTAATTTGGAAATTTACTCCAAGTCTTTGGATGTAAAAGATTCTGAACCAAAACCTGCTGTTACTCAAATTGGTCAAGCATTAGATGTTACTGCTGGTGACAATATTCTTGATAAATTAAAAAATAACTACTTCGAAGTTACCTTTGAAGGTAAAGTTAACAAGACTGCAGAAATTACAGGAATTAAATTCTTTTCCGATGCAACTGATGTAGTTGATTCTTCTGCTGCTTTTACTAATACAATTAACGCTAAAGCTGAAGGAAAAGCTAGCTTAGTGGTAACTGATCTTAAAGTAAAAATCGGAAGTAAAGAATATGAAGTAAAAACTAACGCTATCATTGATGTGAAAGTAGCAGGACTTTCTGATGCTCAAGTAGTTGATAACGCTCTAGCTGGTTTAACACTCTCATTCGCTGGTAGTGAAACAATTGATGCTGTTGAAAGTGATTTTGATTTAACTACTCAACTAAATGGAACAAGCATTACTTGGGCTTCCAAAAATGCAACTGTTATCAAGGTAGAGAATGGTAACAAAGCAAAAGTAACCCGCCAAGCAGCAGATACAGATGTCGAATTAACTGCAACAATTGCAAAAGGTACTGTTACTAAAGACAAAACATTTACTGTAAAAGTAAAAGCTGCTCAGACATCGGTAAAAACAGATGCTGAAAAAGTAGCAGATGCAAAAGGTACAATTCAGGGATTAAACCTTGAATGGGATACTGATGTAAATACCACAGTAACCAAAGCAAACCAAGCAATCAGTGGTGCTACATTACCAGCAGGCGTAACAGCAGTAGCTGCAGAAGGAACAAATGGAAATGCTGGTAAAGTAGTTATTACAATTACTAGTGGCTCTGAAAAAGACACTTCTATCGTTCTTCAATCTTAA
- a CDS encoding S-layer homology domain-containing protein: protein MKKVVNSLLASALALSVVPVVAGAEEAAKTTEETNTTAPQLDPSMEKVINRLKALGLAAGDDKGNLNLDQTIKRSEFATLMVRARGLEQAANTATFNPFFKDVTATDWFKGWVSIAVSEDLAKGYPDKTFRPNNTVTYAEAATMLVRALGYEPLALQKGTWPNNFIAQASALGISNGVTIDPNKPAVRGDVLKMLDNSLRVDLMKQTVVGSNNNHEVLVGKNLLNEYLKVQVYDTKWTMTDRNKPEDLPSVSNVPVIGLGSLKYNEVELTSESRSFFNKVKYKVADTINANDYAGQRVQVWIKDKDNTVVWMEGSEDETVVFDKYKAIHNNNKKLSPTKDKDQIKKDKFNKLTLELDSDKKYDFADDVTVTFNFERATKASDVQEMLQKLLEADDAYSVKLVLNTKNEIRYLSIVDDRSGDQNWVNNHFGSELIKKVSDKKVTTLVGKDLSLDGKTEGIDYLVFLDGKPAKLADLKEMDVYHAYRADGNKDKILIFANRSVVEGKVEKVRTKSESDYRISIDGKEYRFRNASFAKDKDKEIEDTISPDDVKNLEGTKVKIYLDAVGRIRHIEGYEANDRKQLAVISTSGVWDNTNDRYVFKVFTEKGKTTSVKLEGKYIKNEKGDKFSDLKKKEDELAKDYLTLSNNKKFILAEIEMNANGDIEKVSMKDPDKVKSMSKSEWSKNSKKSDETVKINGKTYEYTSSTVLIDGTKDLTGSKPELKSPKILKWKDVAEKDAEVYYTVDGSDLESVFVLDSKGLASGSEFGVVTEAYTKGSTDYLKIKHRDDDNKWVEDEFKYDGDNGDKLEKTFIRYSVDSDKLIEEDDVKIIVDARGDEYEYKAIKTSEFEDAGVEAVIPALVTKTESKKIYFNTADEKKESIRLNKDVVYFDKDGKDLGGVDTDDYVVLVDTDDESDDIDYVLYVISTDDAKTEGYLKKDENKETLMDQFMKQKWNGEKPDPNEDGDLDITTQQATEVLAGVYGYEISGKLTGDLKDEEEVTIVLGDKEFTVEVKDGKFEFTKSYKKVDEAYVKVGKEKFDLKIKFK from the coding sequence ATGAAAAAGGTTGTTAATAGCTTATTGGCAAGTGCACTAGCACTATCCGTAGTTCCTGTTGTTGCAGGAGCAGAAGAAGCAGCAAAAACTACAGAAGAAACAAATACTACTGCACCACAATTAGATCCAAGCATGGAGAAAGTTATCAATCGTTTGAAAGCTCTAGGTTTGGCTGCAGGGGATGATAAGGGTAACCTTAACCTTGACCAAACAATCAAACGTTCTGAGTTCGCTACTTTGATGGTACGTGCTCGTGGACTAGAGCAAGCAGCAAACACTGCAACTTTCAATCCATTCTTTAAAGACGTTACTGCTACTGACTGGTTCAAAGGTTGGGTTAGCATCGCAGTTAGTGAAGACCTAGCAAAAGGTTATCCTGACAAAACTTTCCGTCCAAACAACACAGTAACATATGCTGAAGCAGCTACTATGTTAGTACGTGCACTAGGTTATGAGCCATTGGCACTTCAAAAAGGTACTTGGCCAAATAACTTCATCGCACAAGCGTCTGCATTGGGAATTTCCAATGGCGTAACTATCGATCCTAACAAACCAGCTGTTCGTGGTGACGTATTGAAGATGTTAGACAACTCTCTTCGCGTTGACCTAATGAAACAAACAGTTGTTGGATCTAACAACAATCACGAAGTTCTTGTTGGTAAGAACCTTCTAAACGAATACCTAAAAGTACAAGTTTACGATACAAAATGGACTATGACTGATCGTAACAAACCTGAAGATCTTCCTTCAGTTTCTAACGTACCAGTAATCGGTCTTGGTTCTTTGAAATACAACGAAGTAGAATTGACTTCTGAAAGCCGTTCTTTCTTCAACAAAGTGAAGTACAAAGTTGCTGACACCATCAATGCTAACGACTATGCTGGTCAACGCGTACAAGTATGGATCAAAGACAAAGATAACACTGTAGTATGGATGGAAGGTTCCGAAGACGAAACAGTTGTTTTCGATAAATACAAAGCTATCCATAACAATAATAAAAAATTGTCTCCTACTAAAGACAAAGACCAAATCAAAAAAGATAAGTTCAACAAACTTACTCTTGAGCTTGATAGCGATAAAAAATACGATTTCGCTGACGATGTAACTGTAACGTTCAACTTTGAGCGTGCTACAAAAGCATCTGATGTACAAGAAATGCTACAAAAATTGCTAGAAGCTGACGATGCTTATTCTGTTAAGCTAGTTCTTAACACAAAGAATGAAATTCGTTACCTAAGCATCGTTGACGATCGCAGTGGCGACCAAAACTGGGTAAACAACCACTTCGGTTCTGAGCTAATCAAAAAAGTATCTGACAAGAAGGTCACTACTTTGGTAGGTAAAGATCTATCTCTTGATGGTAAAACAGAAGGTATTGATTACCTAGTATTCTTAGATGGTAAACCAGCTAAATTGGCTGACCTTAAAGAAATGGACGTTTACCATGCATACCGTGCAGACGGTAACAAAGACAAAATCTTAATCTTCGCTAACCGTTCGGTTGTAGAAGGTAAAGTTGAAAAAGTTCGTACGAAGTCTGAAAGCGACTACCGTATCAGCATCGACGGCAAAGAATACCGTTTCAGAAACGCTTCTTTCGCGAAAGACAAAGACAAGGAAATCGAAGACACTATCTCTCCTGATGATGTTAAGAACCTTGAAGGTACAAAAGTTAAGATCTATCTTGACGCTGTAGGCCGTATTCGTCACATCGAAGGATACGAAGCTAACGATCGCAAACAATTGGCTGTTATTTCTACTTCCGGTGTTTGGGATAACACAAATGATAGATATGTCTTCAAAGTGTTTACTGAAAAAGGTAAAACTACTTCTGTTAAACTAGAAGGCAAATATATCAAAAACGAAAAAGGCGACAAGTTCAGCGACTTGAAGAAAAAAGAAGATGAACTTGCTAAAGATTACCTAACTTTGTCTAACAACAAAAAATTCATCCTTGCAGAAATCGAGATGAATGCAAACGGTGATATTGAAAAAGTTTCAATGAAAGATCCTGACAAAGTAAAATCTATGTCTAAATCTGAATGGAGCAAAAACTCCAAGAAGAGCGATGAGACAGTTAAAATCAACGGTAAAACATATGAATACACTAGCAGCACTGTATTGATTGATGGAACTAAGGATCTTACAGGTAGCAAACCTGAACTTAAGAGCCCTAAGATCTTGAAATGGAAAGATGTTGCTGAGAAAGACGCTGAAGTTTACTACACTGTAGACGGTAGTGATCTAGAATCAGTATTCGTATTGGATTCCAAAGGTCTTGCATCTGGTTCTGAGTTTGGTGTGGTTACTGAAGCTTACACTAAAGGAAGCACAGACTACCTAAAAATCAAACACCGTGATGATGACAACAAATGGGTTGAAGACGAGTTCAAATATGATGGTGACAATGGCGATAAGCTTGAGAAAACCTTCATTCGTTACAGCGTAGATAGCGACAAGCTTATCGAAGAAGATGATGTTAAAATCATCGTTGACGCTCGTGGTGACGAGTATGAATACAAAGCTATCAAGACTTCTGAATTTGAAGATGCAGGTGTTGAAGCTGTAATTCCTGCACTTGTAACAAAAACAGAATCTAAAAAGATCTACTTCAACACTGCTGATGAGAAGAAAGAAAGCATCAGACTTAACAAAGATGTTGTTTACTTCGACAAAGACGGTAAAGACCTTGGCGGAGTTGACACAGATGACTATGTAGTACTAGTTGATACTGATGATGAATCTGACGATATCGATTATGTATTGTATGTTATCAGCACTGACGATGCAAAAACTGAGGGTTACCTGAAGAAAGATGAAAACAAAGAAACCCTAATGGATCAATTCATGAAGCAAAAATGGAATGGTGAAAAACCAGATCCAAATGAAGATGGTGATCTAGACATCACTACACAACAAGCTACTGAAGTACTTGCAGGTGTTTATGGTTATGAGATCTCTGGTAAATTAACTGGTGATTTGAAAGATGAAGAAGAAGTAACAATCGTTCTTGGCGATAAAGAATTCACTGTAGAAGTTAAAGATGGTAAATTCGAATTCACTAAGAGCTACAAAAAAGTTGACGAAGCTTATGTAAAAGTAGGCAAAGAGAAATTTGATCTAAAAATCAAATTCAAATAA
- a CDS encoding TolC family protein, producing the protein MNFPYSKKWIALTVAAMVMTSGSGLAMAATSAAPEKATTQQVNVKKEQEVGANDLTVEKAVELTLENNLDYKKAKINVDNAMIGANAAAFASVRIKEDMIENTGTASSKYVGTVKAEGQEKLGKLALKRSEGSFKLGAEKLYFDLLNAEDDLALKKQSLERSESQLKIANAAFGVGTRAKTDVLQAEAGVAQAKAAVAQAESAKDIARLELNKFMGMDLNKKWNLLTKQTNENVEVMDVEKAIAKALKEHVDILTAEQEITNTEKELEVIEKYSILSGFEGQMTKNRYETNKLALTQTQNQVKMDLMQSYYNLNSIKTALEALKKGTEAASENYRLTKLRFENGLATAIEVVGAEEELSKAENSYQKNLHQLNLAVMAYENAVLQSTKG; encoded by the coding sequence ATGAATTTTCCTTATTCAAAAAAATGGATTGCCTTAACAGTAGCAGCGATGGTGATGACCTCAGGTAGTGGACTCGCTATGGCAGCCACTTCAGCAGCACCAGAGAAAGCAACGACTCAACAAGTGAATGTAAAGAAAGAACAAGAAGTAGGAGCAAACGATCTTACTGTAGAAAAAGCAGTAGAGCTTACATTAGAAAATAATCTTGATTATAAAAAAGCAAAGATCAATGTAGATAATGCGATGATTGGTGCAAACGCCGCCGCATTCGCTAGTGTTAGAATCAAGGAAGATATGATTGAAAATACTGGCACTGCGAGTAGTAAATATGTAGGAACGGTTAAAGCGGAGGGGCAGGAGAAGCTTGGAAAGCTTGCCTTGAAACGTTCAGAGGGAAGCTTTAAGCTAGGTGCAGAGAAGTTATACTTCGATTTATTAAATGCCGAGGATGATTTAGCGTTAAAAAAACAAAGCTTGGAACGTTCTGAATCTCAGCTAAAAATTGCTAATGCAGCATTTGGTGTAGGTACACGAGCAAAAACTGATGTATTACAAGCAGAAGCAGGGGTAGCCCAAGCTAAGGCTGCAGTCGCTCAAGCTGAGTCTGCAAAAGACATCGCCAGATTAGAACTCAACAAATTTATGGGTATGGACCTGAATAAAAAATGGAACCTACTGACAAAACAAACAAATGAAAATGTAGAAGTAATGGATGTTGAAAAAGCAATTGCCAAAGCATTAAAAGAACATGTGGACATCCTAACTGCTGAACAAGAAATTACAAACACAGAAAAAGAACTGGAAGTTATTGAGAAATACTCGATCCTCTCCGGGTTTGAAGGACAAATGACTAAGAATAGATATGAAACAAATAAATTAGCTTTAACACAAACTCAAAATCAAGTTAAAATGGATCTCATGCAGTCCTACTACAACCTAAATTCAATTAAAACTGCGTTGGAAGCACTTAAAAAGGGAACAGAAGCTGCATCAGAGAACTATCGTTTGACCAAACTACGCTTCGAGAACGGCTTGGCAACAGCAATTGAGGTAGTTGGTGCTGAGGAAGAGCTGTCTAAGGCGGAAAACAGCTATCAAAAGAATTTGCATCAGTTAAACCTAGCTGTGATGGCATACGAAAATGCAGTTTTGCAATCAACTAAGGGATAA
- a CDS encoding YigZ family protein, producing MLQHYKTVAGYGEDEIVIERSRFIGYAQRVTTEEEATAFIAMIKKKHWDATHNCSAFIMGENDQIQRSSDDGEPSGTAGKPILECIKKNGVKDTVVVVTRYFGGIKLGAGGLVRAYTAGTVTALKAAGIVAHILHQEVIISLDYHWWGKVENELRLGNHRVASIDYADTVTVRVQLPQGEETAFIERITDLTNGKATLTLGTKEYVELPVEAIQEDTE from the coding sequence ATGCTACAACATTATAAAACCGTGGCCGGCTACGGAGAAGATGAGATCGTTATTGAACGATCCCGCTTCATTGGATACGCACAGCGTGTGACTACAGAAGAAGAAGCGACTGCTTTCATCGCTATGATCAAGAAAAAGCATTGGGATGCAACCCATAATTGCTCTGCATTCATCATGGGAGAGAATGACCAAATCCAGCGTTCTAGTGACGATGGTGAACCAAGTGGTACAGCTGGTAAACCCATATTAGAATGCATCAAGAAAAATGGGGTAAAAGATACTGTTGTTGTCGTAACGCGCTATTTTGGTGGTATCAAATTAGGAGCAGGTGGATTGGTACGTGCTTATACAGCTGGTACGGTCACTGCATTGAAAGCAGCAGGCATCGTTGCCCACATTCTTCACCAAGAAGTAATCATTTCTTTAGACTATCATTGGTGGGGGAAGGTGGAAAACGAGTTGCGACTGGGAAACCACCGCGTAGCAAGTATTGATTATGCCGATACCGTAACCGTTCGGGTGCAGTTGCCACAGGGAGAAGAAACAGCTTTTATTGAACGAATCACAGATCTTACAAATGGTAAGGCTACATTGACTCTGGGTACTAAAGAATATGTAGAGCTACCTGTCGAAGCCATTCAGGAAGATACGGAATAA
- a CDS encoding glycosyltransferase family 4 protein, translating into MSGYVFGLLTAMVVAFIATPYVKKLAIKIGAVDAPNDRKVHTKIMPRMGGLAIFIGFVVALFIFLKPLTNEMLGIFIGGTIVLITGILDDKYQLSPKWKLLGQIVGTAVVVLGFGLKIGVVNLPFGDVGLDFSTGWLALLAVPITMVWIIGVTNAINLIDGLDGLSAGVSGIATATMGVMAIIMKDTGVAMYCFILLGAIIGFLYFNFHPAKIFMGDTGALFLGFNLAALSIMGFKEAVFVSFIIPIVVLGVPLWDTFFAIVRRILNNKPISSADKGHLHHCLLNMGLSHRATVITIYGMSAFFGGAAILLTKVTNAQHTIWMTLIILAVLGFVIHMVTEIVGLVGRKHRPILNAYERLKLKVSNSMRRGQ; encoded by the coding sequence ATGTCTGGTTATGTCTTCGGACTGTTGACTGCGATGGTTGTGGCTTTTATCGCTACACCATATGTAAAAAAACTAGCAATAAAAATTGGAGCAGTCGATGCTCCCAACGATAGAAAAGTACACACCAAAATTATGCCGCGTATGGGCGGACTTGCGATTTTTATCGGATTTGTAGTTGCGCTATTTATCTTCCTAAAGCCTTTAACCAATGAAATGCTGGGAATCTTTATTGGTGGAACGATTGTATTAATCACAGGAATTCTTGATGATAAGTATCAATTGTCCCCTAAGTGGAAGCTGCTCGGACAAATAGTCGGAACAGCTGTTGTCGTGCTGGGGTTTGGCTTGAAGATTGGGGTAGTGAATCTTCCATTCGGGGATGTTGGTCTAGACTTCTCCACAGGTTGGTTAGCTTTACTAGCCGTTCCGATTACGATGGTGTGGATTATTGGAGTCACTAATGCCATTAACCTGATTGATGGATTAGATGGATTGTCTGCTGGTGTATCTGGTATCGCCACAGCTACCATGGGTGTTATGGCCATTATCATGAAGGATACTGGTGTTGCGATGTATTGCTTCATTTTGCTTGGAGCGATCATTGGTTTCCTTTATTTTAACTTTCATCCAGCCAAAATTTTTATGGGTGATACAGGAGCACTATTCTTAGGATTTAATTTAGCGGCTCTATCCATTATGGGCTTTAAAGAGGCTGTATTTGTTTCCTTTATTATTCCGATTGTGGTTTTGGGGGTTCCGTTGTGGGATACGTTCTTCGCAATTGTACGTCGTATTCTGAATAACAAACCAATTTCTAGTGCGGATAAAGGGCACTTGCATCACTGCTTATTGAATATGGGACTTTCCCATCGAGCAACAGTTATCACGATCTATGGAATGAGTGCGTTTTTTGGCGGAGCAGCCATCTTGCTTACGAAAGTAACCAACGCACAGCATACGATTTGGATGACGCTCATTATTCTGGCTGTTTTAGGCTTTGTCATTCACATGGTGACTGAAATTGTTGGTCTGGTCGGCCGTAAGCACCGCCCAATCCTCAATGCTTATGAACGCTTAAAATTAAAAGTAAGTAACTCGATGCGTCGAGGTCAATAA
- a CDS encoding WecB/TagA/CpsF family glycosyltransferase: MKVARILGVPFSTKGLQDTVQHLTDLVKLGERTHVVTANPEIVMLSQGNKNMARLMEQAYIVPDGIGIIYAARWLNAPIRERVTGVELLEHLMIQANENHWGVYLLGASPEVNKKAAEVLQERFPQAKIVGRQDGYFKPEEEARIVADIQEKKPNLLFVAMGAPKQDEWIAKHWNALPVSLAMGVGGCLDVISGKVKRAPKMWQQLHLEWLYRLVKDPSRWRRQLAIPHFVATVLWSRLKKRSESQ, encoded by the coding sequence ATGAAAGTCGCGCGAATCCTGGGGGTTCCGTTTTCTACTAAAGGTTTGCAGGATACGGTGCAGCATTTGACCGATCTTGTCAAACTCGGGGAGCGTACACACGTCGTTACCGCCAATCCAGAAATCGTGATGCTATCTCAAGGAAACAAAAACATGGCACGCTTGATGGAACAAGCCTATATCGTGCCAGATGGTATTGGAATTATTTATGCAGCTCGGTGGTTAAACGCCCCGATCCGCGAACGTGTTACAGGTGTCGAATTACTAGAACACCTCATGATACAAGCAAATGAAAACCATTGGGGGGTTTATTTGTTAGGGGCTTCGCCGGAGGTAAATAAGAAAGCGGCTGAAGTTCTACAGGAACGTTTTCCTCAAGCCAAGATTGTTGGTCGTCAAGATGGATACTTTAAGCCTGAAGAAGAGGCGAGAATTGTCGCAGATATACAAGAAAAGAAACCAAATTTACTATTTGTAGCCATGGGTGCACCGAAACAAGATGAATGGATAGCAAAACACTGGAATGCACTGCCTGTTTCACTTGCTATGGGAGTTGGAGGATGCTTAGACGTCATTTCTGGTAAAGTAAAGCGTGCGCCGAAGATGTGGCAACAGCTACACTTGGAATGGCTTTATCGATTAGTAAAGGATCCATCGAGATGGAGAAGACAGCTGGCAATACCACACTTTGTCGCCACAGTGCTGTGGAGCCGTTTGAAAAAACGTTCCGAGTCTCAGTAG